The stretch of DNA gagcaagacttggtctcaaaaaaaaaaaaaaagaaacccgcctctactaaaaatacaaaattagctgggcgtgctggccgGCACCTgggatcccagctactgggaggctgaggcaggagaatcgcttgaacccggaggtggaggttgcagtgagtaaagattacgccactgcactccagcctgggcggcagaatgagactctgtctcaaaaaaaccaaacctaaccaaccaaaacaaaaaaaacgagcCATGTCCCATGTGAGCTCCGCGCCTCAGCAGTCCCTCTGCCTGGGACCCCCGTGCTGTACTCCCCATCTTGCTGGGACCCCTCCTCTTCCGCGTCAGGACCACAGCTCCACACCCACCAAGCTCCAAGCCCCGCACCCCCAGCCAAGGCCGGATGTTCTGAGCAGAGGCAGGCATGGGGGCTGCATCTCCCACAGACGGAACAGAGGGAGGCATCGTCCGGTTGCCATGGAAACCGTCGCCTCGGCAACTCCAGGCGGGTGGCAGAGACAGGTGTGACAggctcaggaccagatggagtGCCTGGGGCCGGCGGCGCCTGCAGACCTTCACTACGGGGGTGAGTTCTGAGACTGCGCCCCGTTGGAAAAGTGGAACGCAGGGGCCAGTAGGGGGTCTCGCCTGAGGTCCCACGTGTGGTATGTGGGAGGCCTTAGAGTTAAATGCCAACCTTCCAGACACTGCGTCCCCCCATCTTATCTCTGGCTCAGGGAGGTCCCTCAAATCCAGGCTTCATCACCCCCACCCCGGGCCCCGAAGATGTAGATGGAGGCGTGTCTGTGTCCAGCAGCCTGGTTGTGTCTGCGGTCACCCTGCGTGGGGCCGCATATGCAGGGAGCTTCTGGTGAATTCAAGGCAGGGTCCCACTGCCACCCCTGAGTTCGTAGCGTCCCCACTCCAgcccccttccccacctccccaccaagCCCCACTCTGAGGAACCAGGCCCCTGGGACCCTGGCCACTTTCCCAGGTTGAGCTGGCCAACTTGGGGTCTTGGGGGCCACCGGCACTTACTGGCCGAGATGAGGTCCATGTACTGGCAGACAGCGTGCAGCAGAAGCCTCTCGAAGCTGTGGGGAACGGGCAGTGAGCGCCGTGCAGGGGCCGCAGCGTGGGGTGTCCGCCCACCTGGCCGCAGCCTGGGAGGGTCCGCTCGCCTGGCCGCCCCCCCTTACCTGTTGTCTAGCATTGCTGTGTACACGGCCTGGGGGGACACGGAGAAGAACCGAAGCAGCCGCTCCTCCCAGGTCTCCAGCGTTTCCTGGGGAGAGCGGCCCGGTGGTCAGGGAACTGCGGGACCTGCGGGTGGGGGGCCAGGGAGGTCcagggcccccaggagcccacagCGCTGGGCTCAAACATGACCTCTGACCCACCACGTGAGGCTGCTTAAGTGTCTCTGAGGCCACCATGCCACCTCCTGCCTGTGCCTTCCGTGGAGGAAACTCCTACACACCCTGCAGTGCCCGCCTTCGTTGCCCCCGCCCTCCTACTCAGGGCCCTGGTGCCGCTGTCTGTATCCTGCCCTGTTTCCCCTGACACGACCTGCACCGGGTGAGAACCTGTGCCTGGGAAACGGGCCTTCAAAAAAGACCAGGCGGGTAGAAAGGGGAGGCCCGGCAATCCCGCACTCACCATGGGGATGCGGCTGCGCTTGAGGACGGCTCGCAGACGCCGGCTGATGCGCTGGAAGCACTCGCGGGGTGTATAGGCGGGGTCCTCTGCAGGAGTGGGGGAACAAGGGGCGCTCGTCCTGGCCCTGCCCACCTGCCAGACCACGCCCACCCAGGGAAGACCACGCCCATCTGTGCCTTGGCCTCTCTTGCCCACCAAACCACACCTTCAACGATACTGTGGCCCCACCCAGCCAGCAGACCCTACCCCCACGAGGCCCTGACCCCAACCCATCCAGCTGACCCTACCCTCACCTGTATGTTCACCCCAGCTAGACATGAGGCCCCACCCACTCCAGGCCCACACAAGCCAGCTAGCCCCACCCCCATCCATCTCCAGGCCCCGCCCCTACCCACTGCCATCCAGATCCTGTCCCCACATCCTGGCCACATCCACTCCATGTCCCGCCCCATCCATACCCTACCCACCCCATCCTGGCCCCACACACCCCATTGCCCTGTCCCCATCCATACCCTGGCCTCACCCACACACTAGGTCCAACCCACTCCAGGCCCCGCCCACACCCCATCCATATCCTGCCCCCCTCCCCGTCCCGGCCCCACCcaccccaggccccgcccccatccatgccctggccccacccacacCCGCCCCAGCCAGGCCCGCACCTCTCCTCCGGTCTTCCCCCCGGCCAGGGCCCCTCCTCCGCGCCTTGCTCCTGCCCTCATCCTCCAGGTAGCGAAGAACCCGCTCCTGCTCCTCCCCGGAGCGGTTCATGAAATCGTTCCAGACCTGGaagagaggcagggaggcaggcttGCCATGAGACGCTGGGGCTGGGCTGACATCCCCGGGCAAATGGGCACGGTAAGGCCGCCAAGCACGTGGACGCGCTCCTGCGGTCACCTCTGTCCACTGAGGGGCCGCTGCTTGTGTCGGGCCCTGAGCTGAGCGCAGGGAAGCGGGGAACCGGGATGGGCCCAGCTGTCTCGGCGTGGGGGGGATTGACGTGAAACACTCCTGCAATCGTTGGAGGGTTCCCAAACGTATTGGGCAGGTGAGTCCAGGAGCTCGAAGGgtccaggggtggggtggggtggggattcTGGCCTGGACTGGGGACCCCGAAGGAGACTAAGGGGCCTTCATTAGGAGATCAGAAGTGGGCGGGTGCTTCTGGCGGGGGACGGGCACAGGCGATGGCCTGGCCGTAGGAGAACTGCCGGGGTCCCCGTGTGGAGCGAGCGAGGGGGTCGGGGGCCACACCTCCACGTAGGTGGCGTTGTTGCAGGCCTCGGCAAAGATGCCTGGTGATGCAGGGGGTGCCAAGTCCCCATCCTCCAGGCCAGGCGGGCCCCCGTCTGTCTCCAGCAGGGTCAGGAGGTACTGGGCTAGGTGGAAACAGATGCTCTCTGGGCCGGGGTGGCATTTGGGGACCCCCAGGCACCATGGGGACCCAAGAACTAGCCTTCCTCCTTTTTTATCATCTCAGCCTCCGCACCTCCATGCTCCAACTGTCTTCCCCAGAAGGTACAGAGACCACCTAGACCCCAGGTTCTGGATTGTCGAACTCCTATATATCCTTTAAAGCCCCAGCTCCAATGCCCGGGGCGCCCTCCTACCCAGCCCTGATCCAAGAGTCCAGGGGGCGCCTGTGTCTGGCTCTATTTATATGGTCCCCCGGCCTACAGCTGACACCTCTTTGGGTCCCCAGCCCCGCCCAGGCACAGCTCATGGGAGGGGTAACAGATAACACCAATATGCACGCCATTCTACAAGGCCCAGGAGCCCCCAGGAGGCGCCTCCCGACCCCTGCTCACTGTTCTCCAGGCGCTGGAGGCTCTTCCGCCCCTTGGCCTTGGGCACGAGGTCTGAGTTCCGCACTGCCTGGTTGATGAAGTGCTGTTTCCGCCTGGAAGCCGAGAGTCTCTTCACCTGGGAGCTGGCTAGggcaggcaggcagctgggaaggGGCCTGTGGGCCGGGGCAGGGGTGGTCCTCAGGGCCAAGGCCGGCCAGGATCTCCGAGAAGGGCCCTACCACAGCCATGGCCCGCTTGGTTTCTCCCAGCAATGGAGAGCTCACCCCTACGGTGTGTGAAGTCCTGGGCCCTTAAAATCCTATTTTGTTTCATCCTCACATCACCCAGGAAGCAGATACAATTGTGAAgacgggctgggcgtggtggcgcatgcctgtgatcccagcactgtgggaggctgaggccggcggatcacttgagctcaggggttcaagaccagcctgagcaacatagcaagactatgaaaaaaaaaaagactattatttttttctgtctctacaaaaaaaaaataataattaaaaaattaactggtgtgctggtacatgcctgtagtcccagctactcaggggcctgaggcaggaggatcacttaagtccaggaggtcgaggttggcatgatggcaccactgcactccagcctg from Gorilla gorilla gorilla isolate KB3781 chromosome 20, NHGRI_mGorGor1-v2.1_pri, whole genome shotgun sequence encodes:
- the R3HDM4 gene encoding R3H domain-containing protein 4, with translation MVALENPECGPEAAEGTPGGRRLLPLPSCLPALASSQVKRLSASRRKQHFINQAVRNSDLVPKAKGRKSLQRLENTQYLLTLLETDGGPPGLEDGDLAPPASPGIFAEACNNATYVEVWNDFMNRSGEEQERVLRYLEDEGRSKARRRGPGRGEDRRREDPAYTPRECFQRISRRLRAVLKRSRIPMETLETWEERLLRFFSVSPQAVYTAMLDNSFERLLLHAVCQYMDLISASADLEGKRQMKVSNRHLDFLPPGLLLSAYLEQHS